The following proteins are co-located in the Indicator indicator isolate 239-I01 chromosome 33, UM_Iind_1.1, whole genome shotgun sequence genome:
- the SF3A3 gene encoding splicing factor 3A subunit 3 isoform X1 encodes METILEQQRRYHEERERLMDVMVKEMLTKKSTLRDQINSDHRTRAMQDRYMEVSGNLRDLYDDKDGLRKEELSAISGPNEFAEFYNRLKQIKEFHRKHPNEICVPMSVEFEELLKARDNPSEEAQNLVEFTDEEGYGRYLDLHDCYLKYINLKSSEKLDYITYLSTFDQLFDIPKERKNAEYKRYLEMLLEYLQDYTDRVKPLLDQNELFGKIQTEFEKKWENGTFPGWPKETSSALTHAGAHLDLSAFSSWEELASLGLDRLKSALLALGLKCGGTLEERAQRLFSTKGKSLEALDASLFAKNPKTKGSKRDTERNKDLAFLEAQIYEYVEVLGEQRHLTHENVQRKQARTGEEREEEEEEQISESESEDEENEIIYNPKNLPLGWDGKPIPYWLYKLHGLNINYNCEICGNYTYRGPKAFQRHFAEWRHAHGMRCLGIPNTAHFANVTQIEDAVSLWAKLKQQKASERWQPDTEEEYEDSSGNVVNKKTYEDLKRQGLL; translated from the exons ATGGAGACCATCCTGGAGCAGCAGCGGCGGTACCATGAGGAACGGGAGCGGCTCATGGACGTGATGGTGAAGGAGATGCTCACCAAGAAGTCCACG CTCCGCGACCAGATCAACTCGGACCACCGGACGCGGGCCATGCAGGAT AGGTACATGGAAGTGAGCGGCAACCTGAGAGACCTGTATGATGACAAGGATGG CTTACGGAAGGAAGAGCTCAGTGCCATTTCGGGGCCAAATGAATTTGCAGAATTCTACAACAGACTGAAGCAAATTAAGGAGTTTCACCGGAAGCACCCCAATGAG ATCTGTGTTCCAATGTCTGTGGAATTCGAGGAACTGTTGAAAGCTAGGGACAACCCAAGTGAAGAAGCTCAGA ATCTGGTGGAGTTCACAGATGAGGAAGGGTATGGGCGGTACTTGGACCTGCACGACTGTTACCTCAAGTACATTAATCTCAAGTCATCTGAG AAACTGGACTACATCACCTACTTGTCTACATTTGACCAGCTCTTTGATATTCccaaggagaggaaaaatgctGAATATAAGAG GTACCTTGAAATGCTTCTTGAGTACCTGCAGGATTACACAGACCGAGTGAAGCCTTTACTGGACCAGAATGAACTTTTTGGGAAAATCCAGACAGAGTTTGAGAAGAAGTGGGAAAATGGAACCTTCCCTGGCTGGCCG AAAGAAACTAGCAGTGCACTCACTCATGCTGGAGCCCACCTGGACCTCTCAGCGTTTTCCTCTTGGGAG GAATTGGCCTCCTTGGGACTGGACAGGTTAAAATCAGCTTTGCTGGCCCTGGGACTAAAATGTGGCGG GACTCTGGAGGAGCGTGCTCAGAGGCTTTTCAGCACTAAAGGCAAATCCCTGGAAGCACTGGATGCATCCTTGTTTGCTAAAAACCCAAAGacaaaaggcagcaaaag AGAcactgaaagaaataaagatcTTGCATTCCTGGAAGCTCAGATTTATGAATACGTGGAAGTTCTTGGG gagcagaggcacCTCACTCACGAGAACGTGCAGCGTAAGCAAGCACGGacaggggaagagagggaggaggaggaggaagagcagataagtgagagtgagagtgaagatgaagaaaatgaaatcatTTATAATCCTAAAAATCTGCCTCTTGGCTGGGATGGCAAG CCCATCCCATACTGGTTGTACAAACTCCATGGGTTGAACATCAACTACAACTGTGAGATCTGTGGTAACTACACCTACAGAGGGCCCAAGGCTTTCCAGCGTCACTTTGCA gAGTGGAGGCATGCTCATGGCATGAGGTGCTTGGGCATTCCCAACACAGCTCACTTTGCCAACGTCACCCAGATTGAGGATGCAGTCTCAT TGTGGGCAAAGCTGAAACAGCAGAAGGCTTCAGAGAGATGGCAGCCTGATACAGAG GAGGAATATGAGGATTCCAGTGGGAACGTGGTGAATAAAAAGACCTATGAAGACCTGAAACGCCAAGGGCTGCTGTAG
- the SF3A3 gene encoding splicing factor 3A subunit 3 isoform X2, with amino-acid sequence METILEQQRRYHEERERLMDVMVKEMLTKKSTLRDQINSDHRTRAMQDICVPMSVEFEELLKARDNPSEEAQNLVEFTDEEGYGRYLDLHDCYLKYINLKSSEKLDYITYLSTFDQLFDIPKERKNAEYKRYLEMLLEYLQDYTDRVKPLLDQNELFGKIQTEFEKKWENGTFPGWPKETSSALTHAGAHLDLSAFSSWEELASLGLDRLKSALLALGLKCGGTLEERAQRLFSTKGKSLEALDASLFAKNPKTKGSKRDTERNKDLAFLEAQIYEYVEVLGEQRHLTHENVQRKQARTGEEREEEEEEQISESESEDEENEIIYNPKNLPLGWDGKPIPYWLYKLHGLNINYNCEICGNYTYRGPKAFQRHFAEWRHAHGMRCLGIPNTAHFANVTQIEDAVSLWAKLKQQKASERWQPDTEEEYEDSSGNVVNKKTYEDLKRQGLL; translated from the exons ATGGAGACCATCCTGGAGCAGCAGCGGCGGTACCATGAGGAACGGGAGCGGCTCATGGACGTGATGGTGAAGGAGATGCTCACCAAGAAGTCCACG CTCCGCGACCAGATCAACTCGGACCACCGGACGCGGGCCATGCAGGAT ATCTGTGTTCCAATGTCTGTGGAATTCGAGGAACTGTTGAAAGCTAGGGACAACCCAAGTGAAGAAGCTCAGA ATCTGGTGGAGTTCACAGATGAGGAAGGGTATGGGCGGTACTTGGACCTGCACGACTGTTACCTCAAGTACATTAATCTCAAGTCATCTGAG AAACTGGACTACATCACCTACTTGTCTACATTTGACCAGCTCTTTGATATTCccaaggagaggaaaaatgctGAATATAAGAG GTACCTTGAAATGCTTCTTGAGTACCTGCAGGATTACACAGACCGAGTGAAGCCTTTACTGGACCAGAATGAACTTTTTGGGAAAATCCAGACAGAGTTTGAGAAGAAGTGGGAAAATGGAACCTTCCCTGGCTGGCCG AAAGAAACTAGCAGTGCACTCACTCATGCTGGAGCCCACCTGGACCTCTCAGCGTTTTCCTCTTGGGAG GAATTGGCCTCCTTGGGACTGGACAGGTTAAAATCAGCTTTGCTGGCCCTGGGACTAAAATGTGGCGG GACTCTGGAGGAGCGTGCTCAGAGGCTTTTCAGCACTAAAGGCAAATCCCTGGAAGCACTGGATGCATCCTTGTTTGCTAAAAACCCAAAGacaaaaggcagcaaaag AGAcactgaaagaaataaagatcTTGCATTCCTGGAAGCTCAGATTTATGAATACGTGGAAGTTCTTGGG gagcagaggcacCTCACTCACGAGAACGTGCAGCGTAAGCAAGCACGGacaggggaagagagggaggaggaggaggaagagcagataagtgagagtgagagtgaagatgaagaaaatgaaatcatTTATAATCCTAAAAATCTGCCTCTTGGCTGGGATGGCAAG CCCATCCCATACTGGTTGTACAAACTCCATGGGTTGAACATCAACTACAACTGTGAGATCTGTGGTAACTACACCTACAGAGGGCCCAAGGCTTTCCAGCGTCACTTTGCA gAGTGGAGGCATGCTCATGGCATGAGGTGCTTGGGCATTCCCAACACAGCTCACTTTGCCAACGTCACCCAGATTGAGGATGCAGTCTCAT TGTGGGCAAAGCTGAAACAGCAGAAGGCTTCAGAGAGATGGCAGCCTGATACAGAG GAGGAATATGAGGATTCCAGTGGGAACGTGGTGAATAAAAAGACCTATGAAGACCTGAAACGCCAAGGGCTGCTGTAG
- the INPP5B gene encoding type II inositol 1,4,5-trisphosphate 5-phosphatase isoform X2, with amino-acid sequence MDQSVAIQESLAEGATCRIAVQGILAAGDSVESRLLGLVQSGGQHAIHVYTHRRMAITAEDVCLEKVIPITEGFSVQEVVLDSDLPVLGSDVTVQIRSGDERLTVQLPFGSHTRAFLQEVASCSLDVLGSEGVKLNGKKLVVSENQSHNSTSKSAPSFAFFCRPNKPEVTAEAVQSSSVMVSNKASILSEPKFGLRDTIVKSQLVQMEDSYTHIQSFRFFVGTYNVNGQSPRESLQPWLSCDAEPPDVYCVGFQELDLSKEAFFFNDTPKEEEWFKAVTDSLHPDAKYAKVKLVRLVGIMLLLYVKADLALNISEVEVETVGTGIMGRMGNKGGVAIRFRFHNTSVCVVNSHLAAHTEEFERRNQDFKDICSRMQFCQADPDLPPLTIGKHDVILWLGDLNYRLEELNVAKVKQLVDEKAFPELCQYDQLKRQMNAHAVFEGFTEGEISFQPTYKYDAGCDEWDTSEKCRVPAWCDRILWKGQNIAQRSYRSHMALKISDHKPVSSLFDIGVKVVNKELHRKAFEEIVRSLDKLENANIPSVTLSQGEFHFEDVKYMQLQVEKFTIRNGPVPCQFEFISKLNEETYCKEWLIANPSKGFLMADAEITIELEVFVNKSTATHLNSGEEKLEDILVLHLNGGKDYFLSVTGNYLPSCFGSPIHTLCYMREPIQDMSAESIRKLTLMPLEMSEGAAEAEKPMDIPKELWMMVDHLYRNASQQEDLFQQPGLRSEFEQIRDCLDTGMYDTLFGSNHSVAEALLLFLESLPEPVICYSFYSSCLESASSYLLSSQIISDLPGCHKNVFEYLMAFLRELLKNSERNHLDVNILASIFGGLLLRPPPGHPTPDIGEKRKAQQFIRQFLLREDNSP; translated from the exons ATGGACCAGTCGGTGGCCATCCAGGAGAGCCTGGCCGAGGGCGCGACATGCCGGATC GCCGTGCAGGGCATCCTGGCTGCCGGGGACAGCGTGGAGAGTCGGCTGCTGGGCCTGGTGCAGAGCGGCGGGCAGCACGC GATCCATGTGTACACCCACCGCCGAATGGCCATCACGGCTGAGGATGTCTGCCTGGAGAAAGTCATCCCCATCACAGAAGGGTTTTCAGTGCAAGAAG TTGTGCTTGACAGTGACCTTCCTGTCCTTG GCTCTGACGTCACTGTCCAGATCCGTTCAGGAGATGAGCGGCTCACGGTGCAGCTGCCCTTCGGCTCCCACACCCGTGCATTCCTTCAGGAGGTGGCCAGCTGCAGCTTAG atgTGCTTGGCTCTGAAGGTGTGAAGCTGAATGGAAAAAAGCTTGTGGTTAGTGAGAACCAGAGCCACAACAGCACCAGTAAAAGTGCTCCCAG ttttgctttcttttgcagGCCAAACAAACCTGAAGTGACAGCTGAAGCAGTGCAGTCCTCCAGCGTCATGGTTTCGAACAAGGCTTCCATTTTATCAGAGCCAAAGTTTGGACTCAGAGATACCATTGTTAAATCTCAGCTTGTACAAATGGAAGACTCCTACACACACATCCAGAGCTTCAG ATTTTTTGTTGGGACATACAACGTGAATGGTCAGTCACCCAGAGAGAGCCTCCAGCCTTGGCTGAGCTGTGATGCTGAGCCTCCAGATGTCTACTGTGTAGG TTTCCAGGAGCTTGACCTGAGTAAAGAAGCCTTCTTTTTCAATGACACACCGAAGGAAGAGGAGTGGTTTAAAGCTGTAACTGATAGTCTGCACCCAGATGCCAAATATGCAAAG GTGAAACTCGTGCGGCTCGTGGGGATCATGCTTCTGTTGTATGTGAAAGCagacctggctttgaacatctctGAGGTGGAAGTTGAGACAGTGGGAACTGGAATCATGGGGAGGATG GGTAACAAAGGTGGTGTTGCCATAAGGTTTAGATTCCACAACACCAGTGTGTGTGTTGTGAATTCTCACCTGGCAGCTCACACGGAGGAGTTTGAGCGGAGGAACCAGGACTTCAAAGACATCTGCTCCCGGATGCAGTTCTGCCAGGCAGATCCAGATTTGCCTCCTCTCACTATTGGCAAACATGA TGTGATCTTATGGTTGGGTGACCTCAACTATCGGCTGGAGGAGCTGAATGTGGCAAAAGTGAAGCAGCTTGTGGATGAGAAAGCAttcccagagctgtgccagtaCGACCAG CTGAAGAGGCAAATGAATGCACATGCAGTCTTTGAAGGCTTTACAGAGGGAGAGATTTCTTTCCAGCCAACATACAAATACGATGCTGGCTGTGATGAGTGGGACACAAG TGAGAAGTGCCGTGTTCCAGCGTGGTGTGATCGGATCCTCTGGAAGGGGCAGAACATCGCCCAGCGCAGCTACCGCAGCCACATGGCTCTGAAGATCAGCGACCACAAACCTGTCAGCTCCCTGTTCGACATCGGG GTGAAGGTGGTGAACAAGGAGCTCCATAGAAAAGCCTTTGAAGAAATAGTTCGCTCCCTGGATAAGCTGGAGAATGCCAACATCCCCTCCGTGACCCTGTCCCAGGGAGAG ttccaTTTTGAGGATGTTAAATACATGCAGCTGCAGGTGGAGAAGTTTACAATCCGCAATGGACCAGTGCCCTGCCAGTTCGAATTCATCAGCAAACTAAATGAGGAAACCTACTGCAAGGAGTGGCTGATTGCTAATCCCAGTAAGGGCTTTCTGATGGCAG ATGCTGAGATCACAATTGAGTTGGAGGTGTTTGTTAATAAATCAACAGCTACACACTTAaactctggagaagaaaaactgGAAGATATCTTGGTCCTGCATCTTAATGGGGGGAAGGATTATTTTCTGTCTGTAACAGGCAACTACTTGCCAAGTTGCTTTGGGTCTCCCATTCACACGCTCTGTTACATGAGGGAACCGATCCAGGACATGTCAGCTGAATCCATTCGGAAACTT ACCCTGATGCCACTAGAAATGAGTGAAGgtgctgctgaagctgagaAGCCTATGGACATCCCAAAGGAGCTGTGGATGATGGTGGATCACTTGTACCGcaatgcttcccagcag GAGGATCTGTTTCAGCAGCCAGGCCTCAGATCCGAATTTGAGCAGATCCGAGACTGTTTGGACACAGGAATGTACGATACCCTCT TTGGCAGCAACCACTCGGTGGCAGaagccctgctgctcttcctggagAGCCTGCCTGAGCCTGTCATCTGCTACAGCTTCTACAGCAGCTGTTTGGAGAGTGCCAGCAGCTACCTGCTGAGCAGCCAG aTTATCTCTGACCTGCCAGGATGCcataaaaatgtgtttgaaTATCTAATGGCATTTCTACGAGAACTGCTGAAAAATTCCGAGAGAAACCATTTGGATGTGAATATTCTTG CTAGTATATTTGGTGGCTTGTTACTTCGACCTCCTCCTGGACACCCTACACCTGATataggagagaagaggaaagctcAGCAATTCATCCGTCAGTTCCTCTTGAGAGAAGACAATTCACCATGA
- the INPP5B gene encoding type II inositol 1,4,5-trisphosphate 5-phosphatase isoform X1: protein MDQSVAIQESLAEGATCRIAVQGILAAGDSVESRLLGLVQSGGQHAIHVYTHRRMAITAEDVCLEKVIPITEGFSVQEVVLDSDLPVLGSDVTVQIRSGDERLTVQLPFGSHTRAFLQEVASCSLDVLGSEGVKLNGKKLVVSENQSHNSTSKSAPRPNKPEVTAEAVQSSSVMVSNKASILSEPKFGLRDTIVKSQLVQMEDSYTHIQSFRFFVGTYNVNGQSPRESLQPWLSCDAEPPDVYCVGFQELDLSKEAFFFNDTPKEEEWFKAVTDSLHPDAKYAKVKLVRLVGIMLLLYVKADLALNISEVEVETVGTGIMGRMGNKGGVAIRFRFHNTSVCVVNSHLAAHTEEFERRNQDFKDICSRMQFCQADPDLPPLTIGKHDVILWLGDLNYRLEELNVAKVKQLVDEKAFPELCQYDQLKRQMNAHAVFEGFTEGEISFQPTYKYDAGCDEWDTSEKCRVPAWCDRILWKGQNIAQRSYRSHMALKISDHKPVSSLFDIGVKVVNKELHRKAFEEIVRSLDKLENANIPSVTLSQGEFHFEDVKYMQLQVEKFTIRNGPVPCQFEFISKLNEETYCKEWLIANPSKGFLMADAEITIELEVFVNKSTATHLNSGEEKLEDILVLHLNGGKDYFLSVTGNYLPSCFGSPIHTLCYMREPIQDMSAESIRKLTLMPLEMSEGAAEAEKPMDIPKELWMMVDHLYRNASQQEDLFQQPGLRSEFEQIRDCLDTGMYDTLFGSNHSVAEALLLFLESLPEPVICYSFYSSCLESASSYLLSSQIISDLPGCHKNVFEYLMAFLRELLKNSERNHLDVNILASIFGGLLLRPPPGHPTPDIGEKRKAQQFIRQFLLREDNSP from the exons ATGGACCAGTCGGTGGCCATCCAGGAGAGCCTGGCCGAGGGCGCGACATGCCGGATC GCCGTGCAGGGCATCCTGGCTGCCGGGGACAGCGTGGAGAGTCGGCTGCTGGGCCTGGTGCAGAGCGGCGGGCAGCACGC GATCCATGTGTACACCCACCGCCGAATGGCCATCACGGCTGAGGATGTCTGCCTGGAGAAAGTCATCCCCATCACAGAAGGGTTTTCAGTGCAAGAAG TTGTGCTTGACAGTGACCTTCCTGTCCTTG GCTCTGACGTCACTGTCCAGATCCGTTCAGGAGATGAGCGGCTCACGGTGCAGCTGCCCTTCGGCTCCCACACCCGTGCATTCCTTCAGGAGGTGGCCAGCTGCAGCTTAG atgTGCTTGGCTCTGAAGGTGTGAAGCTGAATGGAAAAAAGCTTGTGGTTAGTGAGAACCAGAGCCACAACAGCACCAGTAAAAGTGCTCCCAG GCCAAACAAACCTGAAGTGACAGCTGAAGCAGTGCAGTCCTCCAGCGTCATGGTTTCGAACAAGGCTTCCATTTTATCAGAGCCAAAGTTTGGACTCAGAGATACCATTGTTAAATCTCAGCTTGTACAAATGGAAGACTCCTACACACACATCCAGAGCTTCAG ATTTTTTGTTGGGACATACAACGTGAATGGTCAGTCACCCAGAGAGAGCCTCCAGCCTTGGCTGAGCTGTGATGCTGAGCCTCCAGATGTCTACTGTGTAGG TTTCCAGGAGCTTGACCTGAGTAAAGAAGCCTTCTTTTTCAATGACACACCGAAGGAAGAGGAGTGGTTTAAAGCTGTAACTGATAGTCTGCACCCAGATGCCAAATATGCAAAG GTGAAACTCGTGCGGCTCGTGGGGATCATGCTTCTGTTGTATGTGAAAGCagacctggctttgaacatctctGAGGTGGAAGTTGAGACAGTGGGAACTGGAATCATGGGGAGGATG GGTAACAAAGGTGGTGTTGCCATAAGGTTTAGATTCCACAACACCAGTGTGTGTGTTGTGAATTCTCACCTGGCAGCTCACACGGAGGAGTTTGAGCGGAGGAACCAGGACTTCAAAGACATCTGCTCCCGGATGCAGTTCTGCCAGGCAGATCCAGATTTGCCTCCTCTCACTATTGGCAAACATGA TGTGATCTTATGGTTGGGTGACCTCAACTATCGGCTGGAGGAGCTGAATGTGGCAAAAGTGAAGCAGCTTGTGGATGAGAAAGCAttcccagagctgtgccagtaCGACCAG CTGAAGAGGCAAATGAATGCACATGCAGTCTTTGAAGGCTTTACAGAGGGAGAGATTTCTTTCCAGCCAACATACAAATACGATGCTGGCTGTGATGAGTGGGACACAAG TGAGAAGTGCCGTGTTCCAGCGTGGTGTGATCGGATCCTCTGGAAGGGGCAGAACATCGCCCAGCGCAGCTACCGCAGCCACATGGCTCTGAAGATCAGCGACCACAAACCTGTCAGCTCCCTGTTCGACATCGGG GTGAAGGTGGTGAACAAGGAGCTCCATAGAAAAGCCTTTGAAGAAATAGTTCGCTCCCTGGATAAGCTGGAGAATGCCAACATCCCCTCCGTGACCCTGTCCCAGGGAGAG ttccaTTTTGAGGATGTTAAATACATGCAGCTGCAGGTGGAGAAGTTTACAATCCGCAATGGACCAGTGCCCTGCCAGTTCGAATTCATCAGCAAACTAAATGAGGAAACCTACTGCAAGGAGTGGCTGATTGCTAATCCCAGTAAGGGCTTTCTGATGGCAG ATGCTGAGATCACAATTGAGTTGGAGGTGTTTGTTAATAAATCAACAGCTACACACTTAaactctggagaagaaaaactgGAAGATATCTTGGTCCTGCATCTTAATGGGGGGAAGGATTATTTTCTGTCTGTAACAGGCAACTACTTGCCAAGTTGCTTTGGGTCTCCCATTCACACGCTCTGTTACATGAGGGAACCGATCCAGGACATGTCAGCTGAATCCATTCGGAAACTT ACCCTGATGCCACTAGAAATGAGTGAAGgtgctgctgaagctgagaAGCCTATGGACATCCCAAAGGAGCTGTGGATGATGGTGGATCACTTGTACCGcaatgcttcccagcag GAGGATCTGTTTCAGCAGCCAGGCCTCAGATCCGAATTTGAGCAGATCCGAGACTGTTTGGACACAGGAATGTACGATACCCTCT TTGGCAGCAACCACTCGGTGGCAGaagccctgctgctcttcctggagAGCCTGCCTGAGCCTGTCATCTGCTACAGCTTCTACAGCAGCTGTTTGGAGAGTGCCAGCAGCTACCTGCTGAGCAGCCAG aTTATCTCTGACCTGCCAGGATGCcataaaaatgtgtttgaaTATCTAATGGCATTTCTACGAGAACTGCTGAAAAATTCCGAGAGAAACCATTTGGATGTGAATATTCTTG CTAGTATATTTGGTGGCTTGTTACTTCGACCTCCTCCTGGACACCCTACACCTGATataggagagaagaggaaagctcAGCAATTCATCCGTCAGTTCCTCTTGAGAGAAGACAATTCACCATGA